The segment CAGCCAAGTAATGCAAACTACGAGTTGCGAGAAATGGGGCAGACGCAGTCCCATATGTCACTGTATTGAGTTGGTAGGTTTGAAGATCCGTATTTGGAGATGCTCGCCACAAAATGTACTGGAATTTTCTATCCTTCTCACTCACAAGTACCTGCctgtacatttttgtgacGTCGGCTGTGATGCCGAACCTATGCATGCGGAACCGCAGCAATTGCAAGTACAACTCATCCTAAATGGTAGGGCCGACTAAAAGTAGATCGTTAAGTGACCTTTGAGATGTTGTACGGCAAGAGGCGTCAAAGACAACTCTGAGCTTCGTCGAGGTACTGCTTGGTTTCAGAACGAAAtggtggggtatataataatgCGGTTCTTCCAAGTTAGGATTCAGTACGAGGGACATATGGCCGAGGCTTTCATATTCCTGCATGAACGAGATATACTGTGAGCGAATTTCCGGTCGACGAGCGAGACGTCTCTCAATGGCAAAAAATCGAGTTCCAGCTGTATCGAAGGAACTTCCAAGACAACTTGGATCTTCTTGAAATGGCAAGCGAACGACAATCCGCCCACTGGCATCCTGATGTGTTGTGTCCCTGAAATGGTCCTCACAGCGACGATGATTTGGAAGCATTCTAGCGCTTGGATCGACAAGTGAGTCCACTTTCCATAATTGCTGCAAATTCTTGTCGATCGACTCTTCTACAGTCGCCAAGCACAATGGTGGCTGTCTGTTATATTGCCGCTGGTACCTCCCAGCAACAACCCAACCAAAAAGAGTCTTCTGCAAAGTGGGAAGATTTGGACCAATGCGAATCTGGCCAACAGCTAGAGCTCCATAGAAGGCTTCGGTCCCCAGTAACAAATCAATACGTTTAGTCCTATAGAACGATTCGTCAGCCAATGGAGTGTTAGCTGGTAGGTTCCAATTCGATATGTCGATCTCACTATCTGGCTGGTAGGCAATATGGGATGTGATTCCAAACTGGAGAGTGAGCTGATAGCCGGAAGTACGTGACTTAATAGAGGTAGTCGTACGAGCCTTCAAACTAGTAAGGAAGTCTCCTATACTGCGAATTCCAATGTGGTGTTTTTCACGACGAAGGCGAAGCTTTTGTGCAAAGGTTTCGGTTACAAAATTAACCTCAGAGCATGAATCAAGCAACGCTCTACCGAGTTTGTATTCACCTGTGGCATCCTTTACCAAAACCATAGCTGTTGCCAACAAAATTTGATCATCTGCTGCGATCTCCATATGAGAATGTGAAGCAGCTTGATGAGCCGTTTGCCAGGAGGGTTGCGCTGGTTGGAGTACCGGTTCAGTAGTTGAAGATTGTCCTGCTGATGATTGGGGTGGCTGTTGCGGCTGAGAGTGATGCAAAGATGAATGATGATTCCGAATACAGGATCGGCAACGATGAGTCGATGAACATTGCGCCACTCTATGACCATTTCCAAGACAATTGATGCAGAGACCGAGGCGTTTTGCATTGTCGTACCGTTGGTTGCTGTTCATAGCCTTGAACTGAGCGCAATTAGAGATCTTATGGCCAGAACTAGAACAAAGTGTACAAGACGGATTAGTGATAGCAAACGACGAGTTTATTTGGTGATTAAAATGACGATTTGACTTATTGGATTCAGCCTTTCGGTGTGACGAAGTAGCAGCCGAGTTTCCAGACGAATGGAGAAACTGACAGTGGCGTTCCAAAAGCTGTGTGCATGCTAGCCAGGTTGGCAGAGTTTTGTAGTCCTGCGATTCCTTCCACTTGTTCCGAGTTTGCTGATCAcacttttccattataatatatgtagtagtttaagttacttgatggcaacgagtaacatttatttaataagtatgttggacttaaaattataacagctccaagttttacaagtatgtttgtgactaattatatgcgtgtacgtctgatgcgtggctgaactgacaactgactatctctctctcttgcta is part of the Drosophila miranda strain MSH22 chromosome Y unlocalized genomic scaffold, D.miranda_PacBio2.1 Contig_Y1_pilon, whole genome shotgun sequence genome and harbors:
- the LOC117190063 gene encoding uncharacterized protein LOC117190063; amino-acid sequence: MTTLEDLKRQRSNIKRNITRIKPVVDAKSETPICNDELRYRLNILETYFKNVLNVQANIEDLSPNDEGRADLEDTYIAIKLAIREKMGGDLNASIVAPDYHPPPVKSSLPRLSLPTFDGTYANYKNFIHSFEQIVVRESGLSNIEKFNYLLTCLTGPALDTIQAFQVTSENYPKALAKLKGRFDNPTLIFLEGIEALFALQAVERSNSQQLHSLVDKASAILSSLESIGKPENIVHAMVIYIIMEKCDQQTRNKWKESQDYKTLPTWLACTQLLERHCQFLHSSGNSAATSSHRKAESNKSNRHFNHQINSSFAITNPSCTLCSSSGHKISNCAQFKAMNSNQRYDNAKRLGLCINCLGNGHRVAQCSSTHRCRSCIRNHHSSLHHSQPQQPPQSSAGQSSTTEPVLQPAQPSWQTAHQAASHSHMEIAADDQILLATAMVLVKDATGEYKLGRALLDSCSEVNFVTETFAQKLRLRREKHHIGIRSIGDFLTSLKARTTTSIKSRTSGYQLTLQFGITSHIAYQPDSEIDISNWNLPANTPLADESFYRTKRIDLLLGTEAFYGALAVGQIRIGPNLPTLQKTLFGWVVAGRYQRQYNRQPPLCLATVEESIDKNLQQLWKVDSLVDPSARMLPNHRRCEDHFRDTTHQDASGRIVVRLPFQEDPSCLGSSFDTAGTRFFAIERRLARRPEIRSQYISFMQEYESLGHMSLVLNPNLEEPHYYIPHHFVLKPSSTSTKLRVVFDASCRTTSQRSLNDLLLVGPTI